A single Strix aluco isolate bStrAlu1 chromosome 20, bStrAlu1.hap1, whole genome shotgun sequence DNA region contains:
- the LOC141932651 gene encoding uncharacterized protein LOC141932651 — protein sequence MIHCGKKHISAVVACILIFASVLICSWKDPQLQNNITRKIFRQATTASPAGQLCRGKPAQNVITPLKDNRTFIIAPYFDDRESKTTRVIGIVHHEDVKQLYCWFCCQPNGKIYVSKAKIDVHSDRFGFPYGAADIVCLEPENCDPTHVSIHQSPHGNIDQLPRFEIKNRKAETFSVDFTVCISAMFGNYNNVLQFIQSIEMYKILGVQKVVIYKNNCSQLMEKVLKFYMEEGTVEVIPWPINSHLKVSSKWHFSMDAKDIGYYGQITALNDCIYRNMQRSKFVVLNDADEIILPLKHPDWITMMSSLQEQNPGTGIFLFENHIFPETISTHVFNISSWNTVPGVNILQHVHREPDRKEVFNPRKMIIDPRKVIQTSVHSVLRAYGNSVNVPMDIALIYHCRVPLQGNLPRESLIRDTTLWRYNSSLIVNVNKVLYQTVL from the coding sequence ATGAtacactgtggaaaaaaacatatttctgctgTTGTTGCATGTATACTTATTTTTGCAAGTGTTTTAATCTGCTCCTGGAAAGATCCTCAGCTACAGAATAACATAACTAGAAAAATCTTCCGCCAGGCAACAACTGCCAGTCCAGCAGGTCAGCTTTGTAGAGGAAAACCTGCTCAAAATGTAATAACACCATTAAAAGATAACAGAACTTTTATTATAGCCCCATACTTCGATGACAGAGAAAGTAAAACCACTCGTGTGATTGGGATTGTTCACCACGAAGATGTAAAACAACTATACTGCTGGTTCTGCTGTCAGCCCAATGGGAAGATATATGTATCAAAAGCAAAAATTGATGTTCACTCAGATAGATTTGGATTTCCTTACGGTGCAGCAGATATAGTTTGTTTGGAACCCGAAAACTGTGATCCAACACATGTATCAATTCATCAGTCTCCACATGGAAATATTGACCAGCTGCCAAGGTTTGAAATTAAAAACCGCAAGGCTGAGACCttttctgttgacttcactgTATGCATCTCTGCCATGTTTGGAAATTACAACAATGTCTTGCAGTTTATACAAAGTATAGAAATGTACAAGATTCTTGGGGTACAGAAAGTGGTGATCTACAAGAACAACTGCAGCCAGCTGATGGAGAAAGTCTTGAAGTTTTATATGGAAGAAGGAACTGTAGAGGTAATTCCCTGGCCAATAAACTCACACCTCAAGGTTTCTTCTAAGTGGCATTTTTCTATGGATGCAAAAGACATTGGCTACTATGGACAAATCACAGCTCTAAATGACTGTATATACCGTAACATGCAGAGGAGCAAGTTTGTGGTTCTTAATGATGCTGATGAAATAATTCTTCCCCTTAAGCACCCAGACTGGATAACAATGATGAGCAGTCTTCAGGAGCAAAACCCAGGGACTGGCATTTTCCTCTTTGAGAACCATATCTTCCCAGAAACCATATCTACTCATGTGTTCAACATTTCATCCTGGAACACTGTGCCGGGTGTTAACATACTACAGCATGTACACAGGGAGCCTGACAGGAAAGAGGTTTTCAATCCCAGGAAAATGATAATTGATCCACGAAAGGTGATCCAGACTTCAGTCCACTCCGTCCTGCGTGCTTATGGGAACAGTGTGAATGTTCCCATGGATATCGCCCTCATTTATCACTGTCGGGTGCCCCTTCAAGGAAACCTTCCCAGAGAATCCCTCATCAGGGATACAACACTGTGGAGATATAATTCATCATTAATTGTGAATGTTAACAAGGTGCTGTATCAAACCGTACTGTAA
- the LOC141932569 gene encoding uncharacterized protein LOC141932569 isoform X2, with translation MRQHKVQGQRNLHQHLDTIKMLCGGKKSYFAAAVCIITLTSMVTLSYLRLQRLSHLPKIIQEGSRCRGKITNSTITPLKDNRTFIIAPYFDDRESKTTRVIGIVHHEDVKQLYCWFCCQPNGKIYVSKAKIDVHSDRFGFPYGAADIVCLEPENCDPTHVSIHQSPHGNIDQLPRFEIKNRKAETFSVDFTVCISAMFGNYNNVLQFIQSIEMYKILGVQKVVIYKNNCSQLMEKVLKFYMEEGTVEVIPWPINSHLKVSSKWHFMQDGTHIGYYGQITALNDCIYRNMQRSKFVVLNDADEIILPLKHPDWITMMSSLQEQNPGTGIFLFENHIFPETISTHVFNISSWNTVPGVNILQHVHREPDRKDVINPRKMIIDPRKVIQTSVHSVLRAYGNSVNVPMDVALIYHCRVPLQGNLPRESLIRDTTLWRYNSSLIVNVNKVLYQTVL, from the coding sequence atgCGGCAGCATAAAGTACAAGGACAAAGAAATTTGCATCAGCATTTAGATACAATCAAAATGTTGTGTGGTGGGAAAAAATCttactttgctgctgctgtgtgcatTATTACTCTAACTTCAATGGTCACACTTTCTTATCTTAGGTTACAGAGACTTTCTCACCTGCCAAAAATAATTCAAGAAGGTAGCAGATGTAGAGGGAAAATTACCAATAGCACAATAACACCATTAAAAGATAACAGAACTTTTATTATAGCCCCATACTTCGATGACAGAGAAAGTAAAACCACTCGTGTGATTGGGATTGTTCACCACGAAGATGTAAAACAACTATACTGCTGGTTCTGCTGTCAGCCCAATGGGAAGATATATGTATCAAAAGCAAAAATTGATGTTCACTCAGATAGATTTGGATTTCCTTACGGTGCAGCAGATATAGTTTGTTTGGAACCCGAAAACTGTGATCCAACACATGTATCAATTCATCAGTCTCCACATGGAAATATTGACCAGCTGCCAAGGTTTGAAATTAAAAACCGCAAGGCTGAGACCttttctgttgacttcactgTATGCATCTCTGCCATGTTTGGAAATTACAACAATGTCTTGCAGTTTATACAAAGTATAGAAATGTACAAGATTCTTGGGGTACAGAAAGTGGTGATCTACAAGAACAACTGCAGCCAGCTGATGGAGAAAGTCTTGAAGTTTTATATGGAAGAAGGAACTGTAGAGGTAATTCCCTGGCCAATAAACTCACACCTCAAGGTTTCTTCTAAGTGGCACTTTATGCAAGATGGAACACACATTGGCTACTATGGACAAATCACAGCTCTAAATGACTGTATATACCGTAACATGCAGAGGAGCAAGTTTGTGGTTCTTAATGATGCTGATGAAATAATTCTTCCCCTTAAGCACCCAGACTGGATAACAATGATGAGCAGTCTTCAGGAGCAAAACCCAGGGACTGGCATTTTCCTCTTTGAGAACCATATCTTCCCAGAAACCATATCTACTCATGTGTTCAACATTTCATCCTGGAACACTGTGCCGGGTGTTAACATACTACAGCATGTACACAGGGAGCCTGACAGGAAAGATGTAATCAATCCCAGGAAAATGATAATTGATCCACGAAAGGTGATCCAGACTTCAGTCCACTCCGTCCTGCGTGCTTATGGGAACAGTGTGAATGTTCCCATGGATGTCGCCCTCATTTATCACTGTCGGGTGCCCCTTCAAGGAAACCTTCCCAGAGAATCCCTCATCAGGGATACAACACTGTGGAGATATAATTCATCATTAATTGTGAATGTTAACAAGGTGCTGTATCAAACCGTACTGTAA
- the LOC141932569 gene encoding uncharacterized protein LOC141932569 isoform X1: MGVSSSSVLGTGADHLMMRQHKVQGQRNLHQHLDTIKMLCGGKKSYFAAAVCIITLTSMVTLSYLRLQRLSHLPKIIQEGSRCRGKITNSTITPLKDNRTFIIAPYFDDRESKTTRVIGIVHHEDVKQLYCWFCCQPNGKIYVSKAKIDVHSDRFGFPYGAADIVCLEPENCDPTHVSIHQSPHGNIDQLPRFEIKNRKAETFSVDFTVCISAMFGNYNNVLQFIQSIEMYKILGVQKVVIYKNNCSQLMEKVLKFYMEEGTVEVIPWPINSHLKVSSKWHFMQDGTHIGYYGQITALNDCIYRNMQRSKFVVLNDADEIILPLKHPDWITMMSSLQEQNPGTGIFLFENHIFPETISTHVFNISSWNTVPGVNILQHVHREPDRKDVINPRKMIIDPRKVIQTSVHSVLRAYGNSVNVPMDVALIYHCRVPLQGNLPRESLIRDTTLWRYNSSLIVNVNKVLYQTVL, translated from the exons ATGGGGGTCAGCAGTAGCAGCGTTTTGGGTACTGGTGCTGACCACTTAATG atgCGGCAGCATAAAGTACAAGGACAAAGAAATTTGCATCAGCATTTAGATACAATCAAAATGTTGTGTGGTGGGAAAAAATCttactttgctgctgctgtgtgcatTATTACTCTAACTTCAATGGTCACACTTTCTTATCTTAGGTTACAGAGACTTTCTCACCTGCCAAAAATAATTCAAGAAGGTAGCAGATGTAGAGGGAAAATTACCAATAGCACAATAACACCATTAAAAGATAACAGAACTTTTATTATAGCCCCATACTTCGATGACAGAGAAAGTAAAACCACTCGTGTGATTGGGATTGTTCACCACGAAGATGTAAAACAACTATACTGCTGGTTCTGCTGTCAGCCCAATGGGAAGATATATGTATCAAAAGCAAAAATTGATGTTCACTCAGATAGATTTGGATTTCCTTACGGTGCAGCAGATATAGTTTGTTTGGAACCCGAAAACTGTGATCCAACACATGTATCAATTCATCAGTCTCCACATGGAAATATTGACCAGCTGCCAAGGTTTGAAATTAAAAACCGCAAGGCTGAGACCttttctgttgacttcactgTATGCATCTCTGCCATGTTTGGAAATTACAACAATGTCTTGCAGTTTATACAAAGTATAGAAATGTACAAGATTCTTGGGGTACAGAAAGTGGTGATCTACAAGAACAACTGCAGCCAGCTGATGGAGAAAGTCTTGAAGTTTTATATGGAAGAAGGAACTGTAGAGGTAATTCCCTGGCCAATAAACTCACACCTCAAGGTTTCTTCTAAGTGGCACTTTATGCAAGATGGAACACACATTGGCTACTATGGACAAATCACAGCTCTAAATGACTGTATATACCGTAACATGCAGAGGAGCAAGTTTGTGGTTCTTAATGATGCTGATGAAATAATTCTTCCCCTTAAGCACCCAGACTGGATAACAATGATGAGCAGTCTTCAGGAGCAAAACCCAGGGACTGGCATTTTCCTCTTTGAGAACCATATCTTCCCAGAAACCATATCTACTCATGTGTTCAACATTTCATCCTGGAACACTGTGCCGGGTGTTAACATACTACAGCATGTACACAGGGAGCCTGACAGGAAAGATGTAATCAATCCCAGGAAAATGATAATTGATCCACGAAAGGTGATCCAGACTTCAGTCCACTCCGTCCTGCGTGCTTATGGGAACAGTGTGAATGTTCCCATGGATGTCGCCCTCATTTATCACTGTCGGGTGCCCCTTCAAGGAAACCTTCCCAGAGAATCCCTCATCAGGGATACAACACTGTGGAGATATAATTCATCATTAATTGTGAATGTTAACAAGGTGCTGTATCAAACCGTACTGTAA